The following DNA comes from Candidatus Dormiibacterota bacterium.
TCATCGGTCACGCGGCCCGTGCCGACCGCACGGACCATGCCCTCTTGGGGCTTCTCCTTGGCCGTGTCGGGCAAGAACACGCCGCCGGAACTCTTATCATCCTGATCCACGTGCTCGATGACCACGCGATCGCCCAAAGGCTTGAGATTCACGAAAACCTCCAACTACTTACGACATCTCAGGGATTAGCACTCTCGGACCGAGAGCGCCAACACCGATGTTAGCAGACTCCCTCGGAGAGTGCAAGCCTAGGTACT
Coding sequences within:
- the groES gene encoding co-chaperone GroES, with translation MNLKPLGDRVVIEHVDQDDKSSGGVFLPDTAKEKPQEGMVRAVGTGRVTDDGKTLPMSVKAGDRVIYSKYSGSEVKIDGTEYLIVSEKDVLAIVDKVPVGV